tgtattttatattggaaaccatggaagcaactgaaattttaaaatttgacatGAATACGACACTATTGTGAATTGCCCAAATGTGACATGGTATTATCTTAACTGATCTTATTTCTTCTTAGAATTTGAAACTTTGAACGAGGATAACTAATATCATGATTCAGTATGACGTGATATGGTATGATCTTATCTGATGTTATACGACATCATCTAATGTGAACCTGAACTTatttaaccctagtgagataacgcacgcctgtgagacgtacgtcgttttaattaTGCTCTCAGTCTCCcccaatcgtaaagagagaacattctcattctcagttttctcagctaccattaccagcttgtcagtggggggtgtttttcagtagtaactattctgtttgctgaaatatatacgatttttttttaaatacgtctaagagacgtatcgcTATCTTTTACGTGACAtgaataattttatatataatttttgccgaaaatggtaattttagctaatatttttttaagtatagtttaaaacagttaattcattcaattgaagtacaaaaatatgtattttattttaaattttttgctataaactgaggtccttcgaaaaaatagatttttgtaaggacaagtccaagtcaaacttaatttttaatatattaaaaaaacaatatttttctttaaaaaatatttaaaagaagtgaatatatatcaaataaatgattaaaaaacaaaaaaatgtaagttttttctttatatctttagggtccttaaacttgaacacgtctctcagacgtacgttatctttctagggtaaaaaaataacgttatctttctagggtgaATGTGATTGCATTTGGTGTACCCTGATTTAATATGATAATATGAGACGAACCTTTTTACTTTGATATGATATCATGCATATCAAGTAATTGAAATTATGCGATTTGATATCAATAGATGTATGTATCCTACTCTTCTTATTTAGGCTGCAGAATATAAGGGCTTATCCAAAGTAATGTGATCTTATAGGATGTGTTCATTTCAGTTTTAACGTATGGAAGTAATCGATGTGTCAGTTTGATTTGATCCTGCTTAACTCGGTTTGATATCATAACATCTAGTCATGGAATAGAAATttaagttattgttgttgttgtgttaacaatgCTTCGCCACATTCGATTTTACTATCAAAGTCACTTTGAATTGCATATAAAGAACATCGCAGGTCAAATGCACACATAACAAATCACATGCCACAAGTTACATCGTGCGTTCAAAGCGTAACATTTAAGGATAGATAAAATCCACCGATGTATTAAAAATAATCTCGCGTCCATATATGTCaggtttttaatatttatttcgtCGAGGGGCCAGTTTTAAGCTATCGGCGAATAATAATAGAGGACAACTATTAAATGACCCTTACAGTGTGATGATAAGGCTAATATTATATCTTGTAAATGCACATATATGAGATTACTCGCTTAAAACTTGAATATGCAATacattattaattaaatttttttaatttttgtatttcagGCTGCGAGAATATATTCTATACTTTCACAAGTGTTGAAGTTCATTTACGTGAAGACCATCTAATGTGCGAACAAGATATAGGACAACTAATGCATGCcattaaaaataaacaacaacaagctCCTGAAAATTCAGCACCACCTAGCAACAGTGTTAAATCTTCAGATGTGGGCGTCCCAAATGAGAACTCAGTGAATGGTACACAGCGGCGTAGTAGAAtctatttaaaaaatgttgagtGTTTGCGTGAACCACATAGGGATCCCATCGAACAGCAAGATAATTTAATTACCGAAAGTCTATTTCAATTCGAAAATGATGATTGCAATACTTTGGTGAATATAGGTAGTATAAGTATGGAGGATCAGGATTTCATCGGTATGCTGACAAGTGACGAAACAACATTtcccaataataataaaagcaaCAATACTGTTGATAATATTGTTAATGAAACTATAACAGCATCAATAGAATTAGATAAACCACCAACAAGTGTACAACCTAAACAAAAAATCTCAATAAAAAGTGTTGATGTGCTTTGCGAACCGGCGCTTATACGACGCGATTATGAAATGCAGACATTTGGAgattttatgaatgtttgtaatGATTTAAATTTACACGTTTCAAACAATAAtcataacagcaacaacaatgcaACAAACAATTGTGAAATTGAAAGTAATAGGAGTACAAATGCTGATGTGCAATATCATTATACAAACAGAGAACAACAGCTTAGTAGTGCGGTCGATGTTGCAGCTTCGAATTTCGAACAAGGCTACCAAAAACCTAGAAAAcctaaaatttatataaaaaatgttgaTATACTCAAAGAGCCGATGACATTTTCAAGTACGTTAAATGGTCCCAATATAACCGAATCTTCCTCAAATAATGGAATGAATTTCAATTTCATGCCGCAAACGTTAACGCAAAATGCTTCTAACTACTTGGACACACACTTGGAGAGCTTGAATGCAACAGTGCCGTCATTTAGCGGCGGAGTTGGCATGTCGCAGCTACCGCTTGGCACCATATCCGATCAATATCTTTTTGATAGTGGCGCAGGCAATTTCTTAAGTAATTCTACCACACCCTCCACAGACAATTACGCTTATGGCAATGAAACGGATGCGGATGGGTTTTTACCAATGGATGCCAATCGCTTTACAGATGCTATAACACCAATTATAACCGAACctacaccaccaccaccaccacaatCATCAGCACCGCCAACGCTTCCGCTACCATCAGCATTGATGACGAACGTTAGCAATGGTGGAAATTGTAGTATAAATGAAATGCCATCAACATCCTTGACAAATGtacagaaacaaaaaattttcatcaaaaatgtGGATATACTGAAAGAGCCCCAATTCCAGCACGAACCTCGTGGATTACTACATTTGCGTACAGTCGATGAGCTGAATTTAATGAATCGTAGAGAAGTTGAAAATTTAATAGCACCGAATTTGGAGAGTAATCAAACAAATATGATTGAGGATGAACTCAGCGATAATTTCCAGCAGGTGAATACAGCAAGTGCTGACCCATTAACTGCTAATGATAAAAATGTCACTGAACAAATTCCTTatgaatgtgaaaattttaaattaaacgaaTTTACAAATACGCAAAATAGCTGGCATGATGATTATGATTTAGGCGAAGATATAAGAGACATTATAACTAGTACTATGGTGCCTAGTTTATCCACAGCACCAGTTCCACCACAAAAAATTATACATGATTTGGATACACCACAAATATCATTGATTTCCATACCAGACATAGAAGAGCTGACTTGTGCAAGAGTTCAAGTAAATATTGCGCAAGAATCACAAACAAACGCAGAAGAGGTATCAGCAACTGCTACAACACAACAGCAGGATAATACAAATTTCGCTTTCGAATGTTCAAATACGGCTGCAGATAATATCATGCAGGATTCAGCAATATGTAGTACTGAGAATGCACGCAACACTGCTCTGTTTAATGCTGCTGCTCCTTCTATGAATGAAATTGAAAAGGACCGCTCCGCTGCCTCAGTAACAGCAAATCAGTTGAAAAACTCTTCTCCGGAGGTTCTTAAACAAGAGCGCTTAAATCAAGCTACTCCAACTGGTGAacaaataaattcaaatacaaattttgATAACCTTCCTCCTCTAACAGCAATGACTTCCTCAACAACATATACTACAATGAAAAATGCATCAGATGTTTCTATATCGGTTGCACCAAATGGTTTGCCAGTACCGCCGCTTGTTCCAATGTTGCAGTCGTTGCCAATTCAATTGCCTAAAAATGTAGCAATCACAACTGTTGCTAACATAACAACAGTGCCACCTCCTGAACGCGGACGTATTTATGTGGCCAACAATTTATTACAGTCACCAAATGGCAAAAGCAGCAGTACATCCATGCACATATCAACTCCAATTGCCGCACCACCTAAATCTATTGATACTACAAACACTAAGACAAGTAACGAGCAAGCGCAAGCACCTATAGCTGTAACGGTCATGGGTGGTACATCGGTGCGTGGCCGTCCTTTTGGCTCTAATCGTACTGGCATAACAAAACAACGAAAACAAATGCCGAATAACAATAATAGTGCAGCAGGTGTTTATTTGAAATGTACAGTTGCCGGGTGTGCTTTTCGTTTCAAGAAATCCACCACAATCGATTATCATATAAAATGTCATACCAGGTATGTGTAATAAGTTATTGTAGCTTAATTTGAAACGGTTCCATGGTACAAAATCGAAAACAATAtaccaaacaagtaaggacgggactgtaaaGACGGGACTgttatgccgaagacttcatacctttcatgaatggggctgaacaataatcttataccattccttatatccaaataatcgggtgtataagatttaaaatatataatgaacagatgtacatacctaagcgatttttaagataaataaaaaataggtaggtagtttgtgtgaggatgcaaagtttcacgtttttttgtggtctgcatgaaatagctatggcAATCAATCACTTATCTCCACAATGTGTATCGTAAActtaagtatttgatgaaattcgaAGCTTTTAGCCGTTAAAAAGGCAGGCAAACAAAACAGGAGGAATGAGCGgagaacccccagcgggttagggggttagaatatggtaggtatgcctgtcgtaagaggcgactaaaataccaggttccaggggttgtgtagcgcaacttttcaggttgtcagcgcaatatatagtttatccaaacccaattgttaacctcatcttcgagcggcgaatcccgtttcactaacagacgaggctctggcgaccccaatgtcatggaacttggggaggggagggagggatggcctgaaggtttaacgtggccatataaatcgttcccgagatggtcgggctatcaccttaatggtgctgtgtcactggagcgtaccggatctgtatccgacaaaggaccatcacatcgataacgctccccaaagccttcggggagtaaccttatggctacaacaacaacaacaatgagcgAAGAATTCTTAGGGCCACATTAAACGGTATGTTGCCAAGAAGAGCTGGGCAGTCCAAAGAGCCTGCAATGAGGTCATATACAAACATGACCAGCTGCACCGTTCTCCTTGTTTCAAGTGATTGCAAATTGATAAGTTTGCAACGAGAGGAATAAGATGGCAACGGATCATCAAAATTTAAAGAGCGTAAGGCAAAGCGAACAAACTTTCTTTGAACTTTTTCCACCGAGTGACTGCTATAATTTAGAGCGCACCACAGAGATGTATAGGGATTTCCTGGTATAAGGATCTCTAAAATCTTTTGCATACCTGCGAAGGAAAGATAGATTTGTGCAGGCCCTTGGCAGTACATAGCAGATATGGTTATTGAAGGTGAAGTTGAAGCCAAATTTGGGATGATTTCGAGAATGACATGGTGAAGCACTTTTTCACATTGAGGAAGAGATTGTTGGTACGGCACCAGTCAAAAAGGGAGCGACCCTTAGTTgcacatgtgaaggcgttttcgagatatcgaccaaaatgtggaccagggtgacccagaacatctgtAATGATGGGAATAAAAAGTAATTGGATTTGGGGTGGTGCCCATTTAGCGGTACCAGACGTAATtgagttctttattaaaaagctgtttcttttatgcaaaatttctataagttaaaatacctacttacactaatacttacaaactaagtgtatcacatacatatacattcagttCAGTTCCCTGGGGACTGCATTCTAAgcctaaataaaattagctgtggaatctgcaacgcaagcacaagtgaatcatgttaataatttgtatacaggtaaaggcttgtggcgagcaagctctaaacagtaacataccaaggttcaggttaccaGACAGTGAACGGCTTAGTTACCGAGGCatgtagaaaatatatgtttgtacaaatgaatgaatgtgtcaataaaTCTCAGGCCATACCAAAGTGAGCCaaagatatgtatgtacaaatgtattaacatgtatgtaagagtcaatgcattttaagaaattccaaaacgggttaagatatatgtttgtacaaatgaatgaataacttaatgagtgaatgttacacatcatctgtcgggtaccgctaatttatttatatatgtaataccaggaacagtattcctgccatgattccaaaagcttttgatttcgccctgcagaactttttcattttcttctacttaatatataAGAATGTTCGAAATGAAACTGCAGCCGTTATCAAACGTGAAAAACGCTAATAGTTTGGCAAAATGTTAAATTCCGAGCCCCCAAATAATGACCTCTGgcgtaatttaaaaaaatcttagtGTGTATGTTAAAGATAATCCAAATTGTTCCCTTAAACATGAGCTTAATGATGTATTTGTAAATCGTAGTTCCTCACCCAGCGCCACCATTTCCCAGCACGTACCCTCTCCACGTGCATCAGTTCAGCAATTTGAATTTTGTGCCGTCTCGGAGTTTGATGT
The Eurosta solidaginis isolate ZX-2024a chromosome 5, ASM4086904v1, whole genome shotgun sequence DNA segment above includes these coding regions:
- the LOC137252164 gene encoding uncharacterized protein, which codes for MNEGVISSYENYFSGSGLPADLAAEMAMTTSIHASLEADFQHKDLSSHHIQHQNSRRFQHHHHSSTFNNSFVTPGDVTIHTVNNATQMNYVCNNNSAVPNASHNVPANVFTQIPFVQIHTTDVQPQSAFNSTRFRRNATNNHEIKAEPIKSENAETAKDRINATPTPPATTIGTQQRSDSNTSQNSIQNENICTNNKDLDLDGNSSEIVTNVGSSDNMSTCAPEGNTFVFPNIYRCQCCAFISLNESGLQLHLEAIHQGNFNACENALNRVAIHCPGCENIFYTFTSVEVHLREDHLMCEQDIGQLMHAIKNKQQQAPENSAPPSNSVKSSDVGVPNENSVNGTQRRSRIYLKNVECLREPHRDPIEQQDNLITESLFQFENDDCNTLVNIGSISMEDQDFIGMLTSDETTFPNNNKSNNTVDNIVNETITASIELDKPPTSVQPKQKISIKSVDVLCEPALIRRDYEMQTFGDFMNVCNDLNLHVSNNNHNSNNNATNNCEIESNRSTNADVQYHYTNREQQLSSAVDVAASNFEQGYQKPRKPKIYIKNVDILKEPMTFSSTLNGPNITESSSNNGMNFNFMPQTLTQNASNYLDTHLESLNATVPSFSGGVGMSQLPLGTISDQYLFDSGAGNFLSNSTTPSTDNYAYGNETDADGFLPMDANRFTDAITPIITEPTPPPPPQSSAPPTLPLPSALMTNVSNGGNCSINEMPSTSLTNVQKQKIFIKNVDILKEPQFQHEPRGLLHLRTVDELNLMNRREVENLIAPNLESNQTNMIEDELSDNFQQVNTASADPLTANDKNVTEQIPYECENFKLNEFTNTQNSWHDDYDLGEDIRDIITSTMVPSLSTAPVPPQKIIHDLDTPQISLISIPDIEELTCARVQVNIAQESQTNAEEVSATATTQQQDNTNFAFECSNTAADNIMQDSAICSTENARNTALFNAAAPSMNEIEKDRSAASVTANQLKNSSPEVLKQERLNQATPTGEQINSNTNFDNLPPLTAMTSSTTYTTMKNASDVSISVAPNGLPVPPLVPMLQSLPIQLPKNVAITTVANITTVPPPERGRIYVANNLLQSPNGKSSSTSMHISTPIAAPPKSIDTTNTKTSNEQAQAPIAVTVMGGTSVRGRPFGSNRTGITKQRKQMPNNNNSAAGVYLKCTVAGCAFRFKKSTTIDYHIKCHTSESSSQSMVCPECKGSFTNWNSLHTHLWRTHKIDMELYSCQLCNFKTPIYSRLLNTHSKIHYDERNYKCDQCEKAFKNTKQLKNHRRWHRNHNKTSVAKKESTKIEETSSVTSEKLKEKNNKEPTAGVSSQVTTNTTIPTTVPSTAPARSFHRCKDCDAIFSHQKTLREHLCKNVAAAVQCEVCERILTSRSSLKLHMQSHEPSRRFKCNTCDYSTSDHNAFRRHKMTHDNNAKMYACIHCDYKSIQSVAYQKHVQQKHPQFADSIVYKCKICPYATINKALYDVHKIKHENSNTKNEVAPAQTNTENIARDTEISCINKNAQKSTANSAVQKTTKIKVKSHLLLTTPAVDSMMEFNDLCFDAITIPV